In [Leptolyngbya] sp. PCC 7376, a genomic segment contains:
- the dtd gene encoding D-aminoacyl-tRNA deacylase, which translates to MKIIIQRVTSSQVSVDGRIIGKIGRGLNLLVGIAATDTPSELEWMANKCLNLKLFPATDGKPWAQTVQDIAGEILVVSQFTLYGDCRKGRRPSFSASAKPADAQQLYDQFVALLQNSTVPIQTGEFGAMMQVDILNDGPVTMVLERESVS; encoded by the coding sequence ATGAAAATCATTATTCAGCGGGTGACAAGCTCCCAAGTGTCTGTCGATGGTCGGATTATTGGCAAAATTGGGCGGGGCTTAAATTTATTGGTTGGGATCGCCGCGACAGATACTCCTTCAGAACTTGAATGGATGGCCAACAAATGTCTGAATCTGAAGCTTTTTCCCGCTACGGACGGCAAACCTTGGGCACAGACAGTGCAGGATATTGCCGGTGAAATCCTAGTGGTGAGCCAGTTTACACTCTATGGTGATTGTCGAAAGGGTCGGCGACCTTCCTTTAGTGCTTCGGCTAAACCCGCTGATGCCCAGCAACTGTATGACCAATTTGTCGCGCTTCTCCAGAACAGTACTGTGCCGATTCAAACGGGAGAATTTGGGGCAATGATGCAAGTGGATATTCTGAATGATGGCCCAGTCACGATGGTATTAGAGCGAGAATCTGTATCGTAA
- a CDS encoding YtxH domain-containing protein, which translates to MSDQNDGAFLGGLLIGGAIGAIAALLYAPRSGKDTRKVLKKSLDTLPDLAEELTETFQSQADQLSDTARRNWEGTLQRLQEAIAAGVEASQAESDRLEKATDEDIYAAQDIDPSQN; encoded by the coding sequence ATGTCTGATCAGAATGATGGCGCTTTTCTTGGTGGTTTACTCATTGGTGGTGCAATTGGGGCGATCGCTGCGCTGTTGTATGCGCCTCGTTCTGGCAAAGACACTCGCAAAGTTTTAAAGAAATCCCTCGATACACTCCCAGACCTCGCAGAAGAACTCACCGAAACATTTCAATCCCAAGCGGATCAACTTTCTGACACAGCCCGCCGCAATTGGGAAGGTACACTCCAGAGACTACAGGAGGCGATCGCCGCAGGAGTAGAAGCTAGCCAAGCCGAATCCGACCGCTTAGAGAAAGCAACAGACGAAGATATTTATGCAGCCCAAGACATTGACCCATCGCAAAACTAA
- a CDS encoding GFA family protein, translating into MTLQAKGNCLCKSITLEVTLENSSVGTCHCNMCRQWASGPFFALDCGTNVKITGEENVTVFESSEWAERSFCNKCGSNLFYRVKATGQHFMAAGLFDLDQELLFDHQVFIDEKPDFYNFANDTKNMTGAELFAQFSESSG; encoded by the coding sequence ATGACACTCCAAGCAAAAGGCAACTGCCTCTGTAAATCCATCACCTTAGAAGTCACGCTCGAAAATTCCAGCGTGGGGACTTGTCACTGCAATATGTGCAGACAATGGGCAAGTGGCCCTTTCTTTGCGTTGGACTGTGGCACCAACGTGAAAATCACTGGCGAAGAAAATGTGACCGTCTTTGAGTCCTCGGAATGGGCAGAACGTTCTTTTTGCAATAAATGTGGCAGTAATCTTTTTTATCGAGTTAAGGCAACAGGCCAACATTTTATGGCCGCAGGATTATTTGATCTAGATCAAGAATTATTATTTGACCATCAAGTTTTTATTGACGAAAAACCTGATTTCTATAACTTTGCCAATGACACAAAAAATATGACTGGTGCAGAATTATTTGCACAATTTAGTGAAAGCAGTGGCTAG
- a CDS encoding Uma2 family endonuclease: MTTLQIPTTSQLFNVDLSMFVPKTKMSTEEFYEFCRLNRDLRIERLATGEVIVMPPAFSDIGNRNLKIAQQVGNWADKDGTGETFDSSAGFTLPNGSTKSSDVAWVRLERWNQLSDEQKASFAPICPDFVVELRSSSDSLKRLQDKMDEYIKNGIQLGLLVDRKNKTVHVYRSGQDPLILENPETVDCSPELPSFSLKMKRIW, translated from the coding sequence ATGACGACTCTACAGATTCCAACGACATCCCAGCTCTTCAATGTGGATCTGTCAATGTTTGTCCCCAAAACCAAGATGAGCACAGAGGAATTTTACGAATTTTGCCGACTTAATCGGGATCTACGCATCGAGCGCCTTGCAACAGGTGAAGTAATTGTTATGCCACCAGCTTTTTCCGATATCGGAAATCGTAATTTGAAAATCGCTCAACAAGTCGGTAACTGGGCAGATAAAGATGGAACTGGTGAAACGTTTGATTCTAGTGCTGGCTTCACATTGCCGAATGGATCAACGAAATCGTCGGATGTTGCATGGGTTCGATTAGAGCGTTGGAATCAATTATCTGATGAGCAAAAGGCCTCGTTTGCACCGATTTGTCCTGACTTTGTTGTGGAATTGCGGTCTTCTAGCGACTCCCTAAAACGCTTACAAGACAAGATGGATGAATATATTAAAAATGGCATTCAGTTAGGACTTTTAGTAGATCGTAAAAATAAAACAGTTCATGTTTATCGTTCGGGGCAAGATCCACTAATCCTAGAAAATCCAGAAACAGTTGATTGTTCTCCTGAGCTTCCTAGTTTTTCTCTCAAGATGAAGCGTATTTGGTAG
- a CDS encoding IS5 family transposase encodes MCLSYLTDLSDDQWYLIEPLLPEAKSGGRPRSTNLRDVLNAILYVLMGGIAWRLLPHDFPKWQTVYHYFRQWRDDGTWQQINHKLHQWERTTGHDRPHPQAMEWWILSRWIPPQ; translated from the coding sequence ATGTGTCTATCCTATCTAACAGACCTGAGTGACGACCAATGGTATCTGATTGAACCTCTATTGCCTGAGGCGAAGTCTGGAGGAAGACCTCGCTCTACAAATCTACGAGATGTTCTCAATGCCATACTTTACGTGCTTATGGGTGGCATTGCTTGGAGACTATTGCCCCATGACTTTCCCAAATGGCAAACGGTCTACCACTACTTTCGACAATGGCGTGATGATGGCACATGGCAGCAGATTAATCACAAATTACATCAGTGGGAGAGAACTACTGGTCATGACCGCCCTCATCCCCAAGCTATGGAGTGGTGGATTCTCAGTCGGTGGATACCGCCACAATGA
- a CDS encoding transposase codes for MDTATMMHQDVGIDGNKGVKGRKRHVMVDSLGITIAAVVTAANVSDNQGLRLLLERVQYLDLNLERLYLLYADGGYRDSIAGKE; via the coding sequence GTGGATACCGCCACAATGATGCATCAGGATGTCGGTATTGATGGCAACAAAGGAGTCAAAGGTCGTAAACGTCATGTCATGGTTGATAGTCTAGGTATTACGATAGCTGCGGTGGTGACAGCGGCCAATGTTTCCGATAACCAAGGATTACGTTTGCTATTGGAGCGAGTGCAGTACTTGGACTTAAATCTAGAGCGTCTCTATCTGCTTTATGCTGACGGCGGCTATCGTGATTCTATAGCAGGCAAGGAGTAG
- a CDS encoding TetR/AcrR family transcriptional regulator gives MARRKEFDKEEVLEKAMDTFWRFGYEGTSMQSLVKNMGINRSSLYETFGDKHSLFEAAITHYEQTRVKGMVTCLQEIGASKPAIAKVFNDLIEQSVGDKDRRGCFLTNTAIELCPHDPQIAEKIAVDMKIVERAFYKVLVNAQKQGEIAPTKDLSEIAQYLTSSFQGIRVMAKVNQEPDFLKNIVKVTLSVLN, from the coding sequence ATGGCTAGACGAAAAGAGTTTGACAAGGAGGAAGTTTTAGAAAAGGCAATGGACACCTTCTGGCGTTTTGGCTATGAAGGAACCTCCATGCAAAGCTTGGTTAAAAATATGGGGATTAATCGCAGTAGTCTTTATGAGACTTTTGGCGATAAACACTCATTATTTGAAGCGGCAATTACTCATTATGAACAAACCAGAGTCAAAGGGATGGTGACTTGCCTACAGGAGATAGGAGCATCTAAACCGGCGATCGCCAAAGTGTTCAATGACTTAATTGAACAAAGTGTTGGTGATAAAGATCGGCGCGGCTGCTTTCTAACCAATACGGCAATCGAGCTATGCCCTCATGACCCTCAAATCGCCGAGAAAATTGCTGTGGACATGAAGATCGTTGAACGCGCTTTTTACAAGGTTTTGGTCAATGCCCAAAAACAAGGGGAGATTGCACCCACAAAAGACTTAAGTGAAATCGCCCAATACCTCACCTCTAGCTTTCAAGGCATAAGGGTTATGGCCAAAGTCAACCAAGAACCAGATTTCCTCAAAAACATCGTCAAAGTCACGCTGTCAGTGCTGAACTAA
- a CDS encoding DMT family transporter: protein MNPVLQIAIATILLGSSGVFIKFADLSPLVMTFFRAGIPLAIVSGIFLYRREAIFKGVTPFLLFISFLDAIRSLCYVIGFSYADLSTAVIILYTWPLFTTLFSWIFLKEAIPKRNLLLLPCFLLGIIVIYADGEFSFSSKNFIGLTSILVSAILVACTVVVYKNKSKELSVYRLIFYQNLFAGLLTLPFLFFTRPYPNLFETGLGSSYGFLVGFVGFILFFSALNKLPASTTSILCYLEVLSTIIFGVIFFKEQLSPNTILGASLVLGASALLKTNKQT, encoded by the coding sequence ATGAATCCCGTTCTTCAAATTGCGATCGCCACAATATTGCTGGGTTCATCAGGTGTCTTCATCAAGTTTGCGGACTTATCACCATTGGTGATGACCTTTTTCCGGGCGGGAATTCCATTGGCGATCGTGTCGGGCATCTTTCTCTACCGCCGAGAAGCAATATTCAAAGGAGTCACACCATTTCTCCTTTTCATCTCATTCCTCGATGCAATTCGTAGCCTATGCTATGTCATCGGCTTTAGCTATGCCGACCTGAGCACCGCCGTGATCATCCTCTACACATGGCCATTATTTACGACATTATTCAGCTGGATTTTTCTAAAAGAAGCCATCCCTAAACGCAATCTATTACTCTTACCCTGCTTTCTCCTCGGAATTATCGTGATCTATGCCGACGGCGAATTCAGCTTCTCCAGCAAAAATTTTATTGGCCTAACCAGCATCCTAGTCTCGGCAATTCTAGTTGCCTGCACAGTCGTCGTCTACAAAAACAAATCAAAAGAACTCTCTGTTTACCGTCTCATTTTCTACCAAAATCTTTTTGCAGGACTACTTACTCTTCCTTTTCTATTTTTCACTCGCCCCTATCCAAATCTCTTTGAAACAGGCTTAGGCAGCAGCTATGGTTTTCTCGTCGGATTTGTCGGATTTATTCTATTTTTTTCTGCACTTAACAAACTGCCAGCCTCAACAACCTCGATCCTTTGCTACCTCGAGGTTTTGAGTACGATCATTTTTGGTGTCATCTTTTTCAAAGAGCAACTTTCTCCGAATACAATTCTCGGTGCATCATTGGTGTTAGGAGCAAGTGCTTTGCTGAAAACCAACAAGCAAACGTAA
- a CDS encoding DUF3386 domain-containing protein, whose protein sequence is MTQTLTAQDAFRAAYENRYTWDSNFPGFTADVSFTNGDASHSGQVAIKPDMSFEVTGIEDEAAKKEIEGQLWEITVHRVRRTFEESHGKNSFEFGEKYEDGAQEIKVTGASMGNSYNIKNDTVTFVNRKIRSVIVNINTFETLDTPEGYLSLGYDSVYFDAETKEPKGGSSFFRDSFDKIDGYYVLTKREITAKENDEVVGEKVFAFTNIKF, encoded by the coding sequence ATGACGCAAACATTGACGGCACAAGATGCATTTCGTGCGGCCTACGAAAACCGCTACACCTGGGACAGCAATTTCCCTGGCTTTACGGCTGACGTCAGTTTCACTAACGGTGATGCGAGCCATTCTGGTCAGGTCGCGATTAAGCCTGATATGTCTTTTGAAGTGACTGGCATTGAAGACGAAGCTGCGAAAAAAGAAATCGAAGGCCAGCTCTGGGAGATTACTGTTCACCGTGTGCGTCGTACTTTCGAGGAGAGCCACGGCAAAAACTCCTTTGAGTTTGGTGAAAAGTACGAGGATGGTGCTCAGGAAATTAAAGTAACTGGCGCTTCCATGGGCAACAGCTACAACATTAAAAATGACACTGTGACTTTCGTGAATCGTAAGATCCGCAGCGTCATCGTTAATATCAATACCTTCGAAACTCTCGATACTCCTGAAGGTTATCTCTCCCTCGGCTATGACTCTGTTTACTTCGATGCAGAGACAAAAGAACCAAAAGGTGGCTCTTCATTCTTCCGCGATAGCTTCGACAAGATTGATGGCTATTACGTTCTGACTAAGCGCGAAATTACAGCAAAAGAAAATGATGAAGTTGTGGGCGAGAAAGTTTTTGCTTTCACAAACATCAAATTCTAA
- a CDS encoding lipase family protein, translating to MALSFNYRAKSLSKMNMLYLANCAKLVYQSKAKIESELTKLGFDLTDKNFFLSSTETDTQCFVAGDRRKIIVAFRGSERKIADWATNAKAIQRHWTDDQDDGKVHRGFYRALDSLWDELEKEIRNLRTDSQTLWITGHSLGGALATLAAARLHIDSPKIAVNGLYTFGQPRIGNNRFAKVFNSKLKNISFRCVNNNDVVTRVPPQIFNYSHIGKLMYFDAKGKLRNDRNLSWWSRFWDRVEGRYDDIFDLDTDGIGDHSMAEYERLAIKARKKR from the coding sequence ATGGCACTCAGTTTTAATTATCGAGCCAAGTCCCTAAGCAAAATGAACATGCTTTATCTTGCGAACTGTGCCAAACTTGTTTACCAGTCCAAAGCAAAAATTGAGTCAGAGCTGACCAAATTAGGTTTTGATCTTACGGACAAAAACTTTTTTCTCTCTAGTACTGAGACCGACACCCAATGTTTCGTGGCAGGCGATCGCCGAAAAATCATCGTGGCATTCCGTGGCTCAGAGCGAAAAATTGCCGATTGGGCAACCAATGCTAAAGCAATCCAAAGACATTGGACAGACGATCAAGATGACGGCAAAGTACATCGAGGATTTTATCGAGCACTCGATAGTCTGTGGGATGAATTAGAAAAAGAAATTCGCAACCTCAGAACAGACAGCCAAACCCTCTGGATCACTGGACATAGCCTCGGTGGAGCATTAGCAACACTCGCCGCTGCCAGACTACATATTGATAGTCCCAAAATTGCAGTGAATGGACTTTATACCTTTGGGCAGCCACGTATTGGCAACAATCGCTTCGCTAAAGTCTTTAATTCCAAACTGAAAAATATTAGCTTCCGCTGCGTAAATAATAACGACGTTGTGACGAGAGTTCCTCCGCAAATCTTCAACTACAGTCACATCGGAAAACTGATGTATTTTGATGCAAAAGGCAAGCTCCGCAATGATCGCAACCTCTCTTGGTGGTCAAGATTTTGGGATCGCGTCGAAGGCCGTTACGACGATATTTTTGACCTTGATACCGATGGTATTGGTGATCACAGCATGGCCGAGTATGAGCGGTTAGCCATTAAGGCTCGCAAAAAAAGATAG
- a CDS encoding GNAT family N-acetyltransferase — protein sequence MSEQFTFRPATITDQDFLLGMLMLAAHETTIAAVTENPDLHRYVNKWGRVGDSGYIAEFRGKSIGAAWCRLWSATNKGYAFVDMQTPELAIAVLPEYRNQGIGRTLITKLCEKLSPNYQSLCLSVRLDNPGLKLYKSLGFVALKNSGKPNRVGGTSIIMVKTLA from the coding sequence ATGTCTGAACAATTTACCTTTCGTCCTGCAACCATCACTGACCAAGATTTTTTGCTAGGAATGTTGATGCTTGCTGCCCACGAAACAACCATCGCAGCAGTCACAGAAAATCCAGATTTACACCGCTATGTAAACAAATGGGGCAGGGTCGGTGATTCTGGCTATATCGCGGAATTTAGAGGGAAATCCATTGGCGCAGCTTGGTGCCGTCTATGGTCAGCAACGAATAAAGGTTATGCCTTTGTTGATATGCAGACGCCGGAGTTGGCGATCGCCGTCTTACCTGAGTATCGCAACCAAGGTATTGGCAGAACACTCATCACCAAACTTTGCGAAAAGCTAAGTCCAAATTATCAATCTCTTTGCTTGAGTGTTCGCCTCGATAATCCTGGATTAAAACTCTATAAATCTCTAGGATTTGTAGCCCTGAAAAATAGTGGCAAACCGAATAGAGTCGGTGGTACTTCCATCATAATGGTCAAAACTTTAGCCTGA
- a CDS encoding DUF3592 domain-containing protein, translating to MSQQTIQPWQYWLGLGFCGLITIGGAAMVVFGVSFLQEAFASKSWPVTEGKINAVQIIRESRGKNNVTTHHIMISYGYTVEGTPYTSDHYSLGDGSTASKQFRERSEAIAEKAKYPIGNSIKIYYKPTEPSSAVLKPGVNFGTWVPLVLGLVFVPSGLACGFAMLKNSAP from the coding sequence ATGTCACAACAAACGATACAGCCTTGGCAATATTGGTTAGGTTTAGGCTTCTGCGGTCTGATCACGATAGGTGGCGCTGCGATGGTGGTCTTTGGTGTGAGCTTTCTGCAAGAGGCTTTCGCATCAAAAAGCTGGCCTGTGACTGAGGGGAAAATTAACGCAGTGCAGATTATTCGCGAAAGCCGTGGCAAAAATAATGTGACAACCCACCACATCATGATTAGCTATGGTTACACCGTCGAAGGCACTCCCTACACTAGCGATCACTACTCCTTAGGGGATGGCAGCACAGCCAGTAAACAGTTCCGGGAGAGGAGTGAGGCGATCGCCGAGAAAGCAAAATATCCAATTGGCAACAGCATCAAAATTTATTACAAACCCACCGAGCCCAGCTCTGCCGTTCTCAAACCAGGGGTGAATTTTGGGACCTGGGTTCCTTTAGTTTTAGGACTTGTGTTTGTACCTTCAGGCCTTGCATGCGGTTTCGCAATGCTCAAAAATTCAGCCCCATAG
- a CDS encoding DEP domain-containing protein — protein MKIINIEQMDDVVVKAANSSESFHTLEYQKKLYRRISSFDITHRDFALKSAKDAYLKNKALVDILLVDEVQCWGIWQEDDTLIRVTVEDQPSIIEKIDLKKLVAKMRDIGGIEIGDRRYKLQVYPRCFVGQEAVDWFIEKLDIERSEAVELGQRLIEEKIIHHVADGHQFEDEYLFYRFYWDEQK, from the coding sequence GTGAAGATTATTAATATTGAGCAGATGGACGATGTTGTTGTTAAAGCTGCTAACTCATCAGAATCTTTCCACACTTTAGAATATCAAAAAAAACTATATCGACGCATTTCAAGCTTTGATATTACCCATCGTGATTTTGCTTTGAAATCAGCGAAAGATGCTTATTTGAAAAATAAAGCTTTAGTAGATATTTTGCTGGTTGACGAAGTTCAATGTTGGGGGATTTGGCAGGAGGATGACACTTTGATCCGGGTTACTGTTGAAGACCAACCGTCAATTATTGAAAAGATTGATCTAAAGAAACTCGTTGCAAAAATGAGAGATATTGGTGGTATCGAAATTGGCGATCGCCGCTATAAATTACAAGTCTATCCTCGTTGCTTTGTTGGTCAAGAAGCTGTTGATTGGTTTATCGAAAAGCTTGATATAGAAAGATCTGAAGCTGTCGAATTAGGACAAAGACTAATCGAAGAAAAAATCATCCATCATGTCGCAGATGGACATCAATTTGAAGATGAATATTTGTTTTATCGTTTCTACTGGGATGAACAGAAATAA